The sequence TGATGTTCATGGTCGCCGGCATCTATTTCATGAAGGATTTGCTGCTGTTTCTGTTCTCACGATTGCTGTTGGGGGTTCGATCGAAGGCGCTGCTGGGGCTGATGTTTTGCTTTCTGTCGGCATTTCTCTCGGCCTTCCTCGATGCATTGACTGTGACCGCCGTGATCATCAGCGCGGCCGTGGGTTTCTATTCGGTGTATCACCGCGTCGCGTCCGGCAATGACCCGCGCCAGGACAGCGAATTCAGCGATGACCAACACTTGCCCGCCTTGCACCATGCCGACCTGGAACAGTTCCGCGCCTTCCTGCGCAGCCTGCTGATGCACGGCGCGGTCGGAACGGCCCTCGGCGGCGTGTGTACCCTGGTAGGCGAACCACAGAACCTGTTGATCGGCCATGAGATGGGCTGGAACTTCAGCCAGTTCTTCAGCCGAATCGCGCCCGTGTCTTTACCGGTGCTGGCTGCCGGCCTGATCACCTGTGTACTGCTGGAGAAACTGCGCTGGTTCGGATATGGCACGCTGTTGCCGGACAACGTGCGCCAGGTGCTGGCCAATTACGCCCAAGAGGACAACGCCGAACGCACCCCGCGCCAGCGTGCGGCCTTGATCGTCCAGGGCCTGGCAGCCTTGATTCTGATTGCCGGGCTGGCGTTTCACGTCGCTGAGGTGGGCCTGATCGGCTTGCTGGTAATCGTGTTGATCACCGCCTTCACTGGCATCACCGAAGAGCATCGCATCGGCAACGCGTTCAAGGACGCCCTGCCCTTTACTGCGCTGCTGGTGGTGTTCTTCGCCGTAGTAGCCGTGATTCACGATCAACAGCTGTTCACCCCGTTGATCCAGTGGGTGCTGGCGCTGCCTGCCGATCAACAACCAGGGATGCTGTTTATCGCCAATGGGCTGTTGTCGGCCATCAGCGATAACGTCTTCGTGGCGACGATCTACATCACCGAGGTCAAACAGGCATTTGTTTCCGGGCACATGAGCCGCGAGCATTTCGAAACCCTGGCGATTGCCATCAACACCGGTACCAATTTGCCTAGCGTAGCGACACCTAATGGCCAGGCGGCGTTTCTGTTTTTGCTGACGTCGGCGATTGCACCGTTGATTCGCCTGTCGTACGGACGAATGGTGTGGATGGCGCTGCCGTATACGGTGGTGATGGGATTACTGGGCTGGTACGCGGTGAGTTACTGGCTGTAAAGA is a genomic window of Pseudomonas sp. ADAK18 containing:
- the nhaB gene encoding sodium/proton antiporter NhaB, producing MSESMAQAFTHNFLGHSPRWYKACILAFLILNPMVLWAFGPVAAGWLLVAEFIFTLAMALQCYPLMPGGLLMVEALLLRMTTPEALYDELLHNFPVILLLMFMVAGIYFMKDLLLFLFSRLLLGVRSKALLGLMFCFLSAFLSAFLDALTVTAVIISAAVGFYSVYHRVASGNDPRQDSEFSDDQHLPALHHADLEQFRAFLRSLLMHGAVGTALGGVCTLVGEPQNLLIGHEMGWNFSQFFSRIAPVSLPVLAAGLITCVLLEKLRWFGYGTLLPDNVRQVLANYAQEDNAERTPRQRAALIVQGLAALILIAGLAFHVAEVGLIGLLVIVLITAFTGITEEHRIGNAFKDALPFTALLVVFFAVVAVIHDQQLFTPLIQWVLALPADQQPGMLFIANGLLSAISDNVFVATIYITEVKQAFVSGHMSREHFETLAIAINTGTNLPSVATPNGQAAFLFLLTSAIAPLIRLSYGRMVWMALPYTVVMGLLGWYAVSYWL